The following coding sequences lie in one Rhizobium sp. ZPR4 genomic window:
- a CDS encoding ATP-binding protein, whose product MAARQRIIPVRREYNRWVANQTLEDYALRFTAKSARQFSSQRISQTAIGAISFLALEAIGGAITLSYGTTNAFYAIIVASIVMLSVGLPISRYAIRHGVDIDLLTRGASFGYIGSTITSLIYASFTFMLFAIEASIMSGALELTLGIPVWIGYIISAVMVIPLVTHGVRLISRFQLLTQPFWIVLNILPFVFIAFADWGKFDLWRAFAGIHHPASASGTAAPFDLIEFGAASAVILALMSQIGEQADFLRFLPPDGHRKWRHRLAVFLAGPGWVIIGAPKLLAGSFLVVLTLTSGVPADRAADPAQMYLTAFGYMIPWHNAALLLMAAFVMISQLKINVMNAYAGSLAWSNFFSRLTHSHPGRVIWLVFNVAIALLLMELGIYRLLEETLGIFSIIAMAWLCTVSADLFINKPLGLAPSGIEFKRAHLYDINPVGLGAMALSATTALIAHFGAFGTVAASLAPYITLIVAFIASPAIAWTTKGKYYLARKPRQSWKNLSTITCSVCEHPFEPEDMAWCPAYAAPICSLCCSLDSRCHDMCKPKARLNTQVGTVAKTLLPESIVAKLATRLGRYGIAVAVALTAMGAILAMIAHQVGAASPQTAAVVDRTILIVFFVFAVIAGVACWFYVLAHDSRVVAEEESSRQNTLLLKEIAAHKKTDAALQGAKEAAEAANRAKSRYVVGLSHELRTPLNAVLGYAQILERDETIPAPRQSSLKVIRRSAEHLSGLIDGLLDISKIEAGRLQVYSNEINIHDFLDQIVDMFHPQAQAKGLSFIHERSSGLPDYVRTDEKRLRQILVNLLSNAIKFTDAGTVRFEVGYRNQVATFTVSDTGRGIATKDITRIYEPFQRGEADSVRPMPGLGLGLTITQLLTNTLGGEISVTSEKDVGSTFKVRLMLSAVIRPMKPPAQEQRIVGYEGPRRTVVVVDDNEDHRELMREILSPLDFIVLTAAGGPDCLTLIEGIKPDLFLVDISMPGMNGWQLVSRLRENGQAAPILMLSANIGDAAAATDSDDSHNDAISKPVDIRQLRDKLALHLGLKWLYADASIPAAPKPPPPLKSPGIEHVRELLRLGEIGYVRGIEAKLADLAKLEENKPFTDALGAHVQAFDLDGFLNVLHSFDTEKVEQIG is encoded by the coding sequence ATGGCTGCGCGGCAACGCATCATTCCAGTAAGACGGGAGTATAATCGCTGGGTCGCGAACCAGACGCTGGAAGACTACGCCCTGCGTTTCACCGCCAAGAGCGCGCGGCAATTTTCCTCGCAGCGCATCTCGCAAACAGCGATCGGCGCCATTTCCTTCCTGGCGCTGGAGGCGATCGGCGGCGCGATCACGCTTTCCTACGGCACGACCAACGCCTTCTACGCCATCATCGTGGCGAGCATCGTCATGCTTTCGGTCGGCTTGCCGATCAGCCGCTATGCCATTCGCCACGGCGTCGATATCGATCTCCTGACGCGCGGCGCGAGCTTCGGCTATATCGGTTCGACCATCACCTCGCTGATCTATGCCAGCTTCACCTTCATGCTGTTTGCGATCGAAGCCTCGATCATGTCGGGAGCGCTGGAACTGACACTCGGCATACCGGTGTGGATCGGCTATATCATCAGCGCCGTCATGGTGATCCCGCTCGTCACCCATGGTGTACGTCTCATCAGCCGGTTCCAGTTGCTGACGCAACCGTTCTGGATCGTTCTCAACATCCTGCCCTTCGTCTTCATCGCTTTTGCCGACTGGGGAAAATTCGATCTGTGGCGGGCGTTTGCGGGCATCCATCATCCCGCGAGCGCATCAGGCACCGCCGCCCCCTTCGATCTGATCGAGTTCGGCGCCGCCTCCGCCGTCATCCTGGCACTGATGTCGCAGATCGGCGAACAGGCCGACTTCCTGCGCTTCCTGCCGCCGGACGGCCACCGCAAATGGCGCCACCGCCTCGCCGTTTTTCTTGCCGGACCGGGATGGGTCATCATCGGCGCCCCAAAGCTGCTTGCCGGCTCCTTCCTCGTCGTCCTGACGCTGACCTCGGGCGTGCCGGCCGACCGCGCCGCCGATCCCGCACAGATGTACCTGACCGCCTTCGGCTACATGATCCCCTGGCACAATGCCGCGCTGCTGTTGATGGCCGCCTTCGTGATGATCTCGCAGCTGAAGATCAACGTCATGAACGCCTACGCCGGCTCGCTCGCCTGGTCGAACTTCTTTTCGCGTTTGACGCACAGCCATCCCGGCCGCGTGATCTGGCTGGTCTTCAATGTCGCCATTGCCCTGCTTCTGATGGAACTCGGCATCTACCGGCTGCTGGAAGAAACGCTCGGCATCTTCTCGATCATCGCCATGGCCTGGCTCTGCACCGTCTCCGCCGACCTCTTCATCAACAAGCCGCTGGGGCTGGCTCCATCAGGCATCGAATTCAAGCGTGCCCATCTCTACGACATCAATCCGGTCGGCCTCGGCGCCATGGCACTATCGGCGACCACAGCCCTCATCGCTCATTTCGGCGCTTTCGGCACGGTCGCGGCATCGCTTGCGCCCTACATCACCCTGATCGTGGCATTCATCGCCTCGCCGGCCATCGCCTGGACCACCAAGGGCAAATATTATCTCGCCCGCAAGCCGCGGCAGAGCTGGAAGAACCTCAGCACCATCACCTGCTCGGTCTGCGAACATCCGTTCGAGCCGGAGGACATGGCCTGGTGTCCGGCCTATGCCGCTCCTATCTGTTCGCTCTGCTGTTCGCTCGACAGCCGCTGCCATGACATGTGCAAGCCGAAGGCACGGCTCAATACGCAGGTCGGAACGGTCGCAAAGACCCTGCTGCCGGAAAGCATCGTCGCCAAGCTCGCCACGCGCCTCGGCCGCTATGGCATCGCCGTTGCGGTGGCGCTGACCGCCATGGGTGCGATCCTCGCAATGATCGCGCATCAGGTCGGCGCGGCCTCTCCCCAAACGGCAGCTGTCGTCGATCGAACGATCCTGATTGTCTTCTTCGTCTTTGCCGTGATCGCCGGTGTCGCCTGCTGGTTCTATGTTCTTGCCCATGACAGCCGCGTGGTCGCCGAGGAGGAGTCCTCGCGCCAGAACACGCTACTGTTGAAGGAAATCGCCGCCCACAAGAAGACGGACGCTGCCCTGCAGGGCGCCAAGGAGGCGGCCGAAGCGGCAAACCGCGCCAAGAGCCGCTATGTCGTGGGCCTCAGCCACGAATTGCGCACGCCGCTCAACGCCGTGCTCGGCTATGCGCAAATCCTCGAGCGCGACGAGACCATTCCGGCACCCCGGCAATCCTCCCTCAAAGTCATCCGGCGCAGCGCTGAGCATCTGTCTGGTCTGATCGACGGGCTGCTGGATATATCGAAGATCGAGGCCGGCCGCCTGCAGGTCTATTCCAACGAGATCAATATTCACGACTTCCTCGACCAGATCGTCGACATGTTTCACCCGCAGGCACAGGCGAAAGGGTTGAGTTTCATCCATGAGCGCTCGTCCGGCCTGCCCGACTATGTCCGCACCGACGAGAAGCGGCTGCGCCAGATCCTCGTCAACCTGCTCTCCAACGCCATCAAGTTTACCGATGCGGGCACCGTCCGCTTCGAGGTGGGTTACCGAAACCAGGTCGCGACCTTCACGGTTTCGGACACCGGCCGCGGCATCGCGACCAAGGATATCACCCGCATCTACGAGCCCTTCCAGCGCGGCGAGGCCGATAGTGTCAGGCCGATGCCCGGCCTCGGCCTCGGCCTGACCATCACGCAATTGCTGACCAACACACTGGGCGGCGAGATCTCGGTTACGAGCGAGAAGGATGTCGGCTCGACCTTCAAGGTGCGCCTGATGCTATCTGCCGTGATCCGGCCGATGAAGCCGCCGGCGCAGGAACAGCGTATCGTCGGCTACGAGGGGCCGCGGCGCACCGTCGTCGTCGTCGATGACAATGAAGATCATCGCGAACTGATGCGCGAAATCCTGTCGCCACTCGATTTCATCGTGCTCACCGCCGCCGGCGGGCCGGACTGCCTAACGCTGATCGAGGGCATCAAGCCCGATCTGTTCCTAGTCGATATCTCCATGCCCGGCATGAACGGCTGGCAGCTTGTCTCCCGGCTCAGAGAGAACGGCCAGGCCGCGCCGATCCTGATGCTGTCGGCCAATATCGGCGATGCCGCCGCGGCGACCGACAGCGACGACAGCCATAATGACGCCATCTCCAAACCGGTCGACATCCGCCAGCTTCGCGACAAGCTTGCACTGCATCTCGGGCTGAAATGGCTCTATGCCGATGCCTCCATCCCGGCCGCGCCGAAGCCGCCGCCACCCCTGAAAAGCCCCGGTATCGAGCATGTCCGCGAATTGCTGCGGCTTGGCGAGATCGGTTATGTCAGGGGTATCGAGGCAAAGCTTGCGGATCTTGCAAAGCTTGAAGAAAACAAACCCTTCACCGATGCCTTGGGCGCCCATGTCCAGGCCTTCGATCTCGACGGCTTCTTGAATGTGCTGCACAGCTTCGATACTGAAAAGGTAGAACAGATTGGCTGA
- the urtB gene encoding urea ABC transporter permease subunit UrtB yields MLALTVTSLRAQEDAHGLINSLGQANFQKAGDIVQSLAKTGDPKVVPALQAFSDGDLYIRKSDNQVFIAKSSGDMMDLVDPLTGQAAGQEAKDNLGKIKINNNLRRAVRAALGGLTLMSPDRATRLEAAQSILKAPSADSLDAVETALQSEKDAEIRGVLERARAVAILGSDRPAEDKKAAIETIKNEGGRDAIGILSSVSVDDSLKPEVAAAIAGIQEQLKFWDAVQNVWYGLSLGSVLLLAAIGLAITFGVMGIINMAHGEMVMLGAYSTFMVQSVIRSSYPELFDWSLAIALPVAFIVTGAVGLIIERGVIRFLYGRPLETLLATWGISLILQQAVRSIFGPTNQEVGNPSWMSGSFDLGYLSITWNRLWIIVFALGVFVALLLLLKRSAFGLQMRAVTQNRRMASSMGIRTSWVDAFTFALGSGIAGMAGVALSQIDNVSPNLGQSYIIDSFMVVVFGGVGNLWGTLVGAFSLGILNKFLEPYAGAVLGKILVLVLIILFIQKRPRGLFALKGRAVEA; encoded by the coding sequence ATGCTGGCGCTAACGGTTACAAGCCTGCGCGCCCAGGAGGACGCGCACGGCCTGATCAATTCGCTCGGCCAGGCCAATTTCCAGAAGGCTGGCGATATCGTCCAAAGTCTTGCGAAGACGGGCGATCCGAAAGTGGTGCCGGCATTGCAGGCCTTTTCCGACGGTGATCTTTATATAAGAAAATCGGACAATCAGGTTTTTATCGCCAAATCCTCCGGCGACATGATGGATCTGGTGGATCCCTTGACCGGGCAGGCGGCCGGCCAGGAAGCCAAGGACAATCTCGGCAAGATCAAGATCAACAACAATTTGCGCCGTGCGGTTCGCGCGGCTCTCGGCGGTCTGACGCTGATGAGCCCGGATCGTGCGACGCGGCTTGAGGCGGCGCAATCCATTCTGAAGGCGCCGAGCGCGGATTCGCTGGATGCCGTCGAGACCGCGCTTCAGAGTGAAAAGGATGCGGAAATTCGCGGCGTGCTCGAAAGAGCAAGGGCCGTTGCGATCCTTGGCTCCGACCGACCCGCAGAAGACAAGAAGGCGGCGATCGAGACGATCAAGAACGAAGGCGGGCGCGATGCGATCGGCATTCTATCTTCGGTTTCCGTGGATGACAGCCTCAAGCCTGAGGTCGCAGCTGCCATTGCCGGCATCCAGGAGCAATTGAAGTTCTGGGATGCTGTGCAGAATGTCTGGTACGGCCTGTCGCTCGGCTCGGTGCTGCTTTTGGCCGCCATCGGCCTTGCGATCACCTTCGGTGTCATGGGCATCATCAACATGGCGCATGGCGAGATGGTGATGCTCGGCGCCTATTCCACCTTCATGGTACAGAGTGTCATACGCAGCTCTTATCCGGAGCTTTTCGATTGGTCGCTGGCCATTGCCCTTCCGGTCGCCTTCATCGTCACCGGAGCTGTCGGCCTTATCATCGAGCGCGGCGTCATCCGTTTTCTCTACGGTCGGCCGCTGGAGACGCTGCTTGCCACCTGGGGCATTTCGCTGATCCTGCAGCAGGCGGTGCGCTCGATCTTCGGACCGACCAATCAGGAGGTCGGCAACCCCTCCTGGATGTCCGGCTCCTTCGATCTTGGCTATCTCTCCATCACCTGGAACCGGCTCTGGATCATCGTCTTTGCGCTCGGCGTGTTCGTCGCGCTCCTACTCCTTCTCAAGCGCTCGGCTTTCGGCCTGCAGATGCGGGCGGTGACGCAGAACCGGCGCATGGCCTCCTCGATGGGGATCCGCACATCCTGGGTCGATGCCTTCACCTTCGCGCTCGGGTCAGGTATCGCCGGCATGGCGGGTGTCGCGCTCTCGCAGATCGACAACGTCTCGCCGAATCTCGGCCAGAGCTACATCATCGATAGCTTCATGGTCGTGGTGTTCGGCGGTGTCGGCAATCTCTGGGGGACGCTCGTCGGCGCCTTCTCGCTCGGCATTCTCAACAAGTTCCTCGAGCCCTATGCGGGGGCAGTGCTCGGCAAGATCCTTGTCCTCGTCCTCATCATCCTCTTCATCCAGAAACGTCCGCGCGGCCTCTTCGCGCTCAAGGGAAGGGCGGTGGAAGCATGA
- a CDS encoding response regulator, whose amino-acid sequence MAEPTHPRDIVLLVDDSPEALGFLTDALEQSGFSVLIATSGLAALNIVERITPDLILLDAVMPAMDGFETCRRLKANAGIAQIPVVFMTGLTETEHVVHALESGGVDYLTKPINVDELRARIRVHLRNARSAQSARVALDAAGRHLLAVKGNGAIHWSTPQATRLINAATGSDDGLELASKHIAAFMLERERLGPARDNLLSISNGRQAALQFTFLGAIGADEYLFRLTASNQNADDETLRQSFALTQRESEVLLWLAKGKSNRDIGEILGLSARTVNKHLEQIYVKLGVENRASAAVKAAHVLHRP is encoded by the coding sequence TTGGCTGAGCCCACGCATCCCCGCGACATAGTCTTGCTGGTGGACGATTCACCGGAGGCGCTCGGCTTCCTGACAGACGCGCTCGAGCAATCCGGCTTCTCCGTGCTGATCGCCACCTCGGGACTGGCGGCGCTGAACATCGTCGAACGCATCACGCCCGATCTCATCCTGCTCGATGCCGTCATGCCGGCAATGGATGGCTTCGAGACCTGCCGCCGGCTGAAAGCCAATGCCGGCATTGCCCAGATCCCGGTCGTCTTCATGACCGGGCTCACCGAGACCGAGCATGTGGTGCATGCTCTGGAGTCTGGCGGCGTCGACTATCTGACCAAGCCGATCAATGTCGACGAACTGCGCGCCCGCATCCGTGTGCACCTGCGCAATGCCCGTTCCGCCCAGAGCGCCAGAGTGGCGCTTGATGCCGCCGGGCGTCATCTCTTGGCGGTCAAGGGCAATGGTGCCATCCACTGGTCGACGCCGCAGGCAACCCGCCTCATCAATGCCGCCACGGGCAGCGACGACGGCCTTGAGCTCGCGTCCAAACATATTGCTGCCTTCATGCTCGAACGCGAACGGCTCGGACCGGCACGCGACAATCTTCTTTCGATCAGCAATGGCCGCCAGGCCGCCCTGCAATTCACTTTCCTTGGCGCGATCGGGGCCGACGAATACCTCTTCCGCCTGACGGCCAGCAATCAGAACGCCGACGATGAAACCTTGCGTCAGAGCTTTGCCTTGACGCAGCGCGAGTCCGAGGTGCTGCTGTGGCTCGCCAAGGGCAAGTCGAACCGCGACATCGGCGAGATCCTCGGGCTTTCGGCCCGCACGGTGAACAAGCATCTGGAACAGATCTATGTGAAGCTCGGCGTCGAGAACCGGGCATCCGCGGCGGTGAAGGCGGCCCACGTCCTGCATAGGCCCTAG
- a CDS encoding creatininase family protein, whose amino-acid sequence MAKPFYWNELNTYDFAGLSPDTTIAILPIASTEQHGPHLPIATDVAIAEGMLAELKVQRPDDLDFLVLPLQEIGKANEHIYGPGTLSLGAELLIPVWTAIGAKVAEAGIRKMVIVNSHGGNLDIMGIVARELRVRYRMAVVATQWTRFGTPDGMIDEHEQRFGIHGGDVETSLMLHFRPELVRMDKAQNFASKAEWMKEHSKYLQPLPPHSLAWIAHDLNPNGVVGNAANGTAEKGALICRHEVAGFIEMLRDLRDYPLANLYSK is encoded by the coding sequence ATGGCGAAGCCCTTCTACTGGAATGAACTCAACACCTATGATTTCGCCGGTCTCTCGCCCGATACCACGATTGCGATCCTGCCGATCGCCTCGACGGAACAGCACGGTCCGCACCTGCCGATCGCAACCGATGTCGCGATCGCTGAGGGCATGCTGGCGGAGCTGAAGGTCCAACGCCCGGACGATCTCGATTTCCTCGTCCTGCCATTGCAGGAGATCGGCAAGGCCAACGAGCACATCTACGGTCCCGGCACGCTGTCGCTCGGCGCAGAGCTGCTGATCCCGGTCTGGACCGCCATCGGCGCCAAGGTGGCCGAGGCCGGCATCCGCAAGATGGTCATCGTCAACTCCCATGGCGGAAACCTCGATATCATGGGCATCGTCGCGCGCGAGCTGCGCGTACGCTACCGGATGGCCGTGGTCGCCACGCAATGGACCCGCTTCGGTACGCCCGATGGTATGATCGACGAACATGAACAGCGCTTCGGCATCCATGGCGGTGATGTCGAAACCTCGCTCATGCTCCATTTCCGGCCCGAGCTCGTGCGGATGGACAAGGCTCAGAATTTCGCCTCCAAGGCCGAGTGGATGAAGGAGCATTCAAAATATCTGCAGCCTTTGCCGCCGCATTCGCTCGCCTGGATCGCGCACGACCTCAATCCGAACGGCGTCGTCGGCAATGCGGCCAACGGCACGGCGGAAAAGGGCGCGCTTATCTGCCGTCATGAGGTCGCGGGCTTCATCGAGATGCTACGCGATCTGCGCGACTATCCGCTTGCCAACCTCTATTCGAAATAG
- the urtA gene encoding urea ABC transporter substrate-binding protein: protein MKFKTLVSGALLGAIMSTTAFHGAFAADDTIKVGVLHSLSGTMAISETTLKDAMLMLIDEQNKKGGVLGKKLEPVVVDPASDWPLFAEKARELIQKDKVSAVFGCWTSVSRKSVLPVFKELNSILFYPVQFEGEESERNVFYTGAAPNQQAIPAVDYLMKNEGVQRWVLEGTDYVYPRTTNKILEAYLKSKGVKDEDIIINYTPFGFSDWQTEVSKIKAFGSAGKKTAVVSTINGDANVPFYKELGNQGVKAEDIPVVAFSVGEEELAGVDTKPLVGHLAAWNYFQSVDTPANAAFIKEWHAYTKDDKRVTNDPMEAAYIGFNMWVKAVEKAGTTDPDKVIDALVGVSVPNLTGGTATMMPNHYITKPVLIGEVQENGQFDVVSQTPAVVGKEWSDYLPDSKDLISDWRMPMNCGNFNVTTGKCGGKGS from the coding sequence ATGAAATTCAAGACTCTCGTCTCCGGCGCGCTGCTCGGCGCCATCATGTCCACCACAGCATTCCACGGCGCTTTCGCAGCGGATGACACCATCAAGGTCGGCGTCCTGCATTCGCTTTCCGGTACGATGGCGATCTCGGAAACGACGCTGAAGGACGCCATGTTGATGCTCATCGACGAGCAGAACAAGAAGGGTGGCGTTCTTGGCAAGAAGCTCGAGCCCGTCGTCGTCGACCCGGCCTCGGACTGGCCGCTCTTTGCCGAAAAGGCGCGCGAACTGATCCAGAAGGACAAGGTTTCGGCTGTCTTCGGTTGCTGGACCTCGGTGTCGCGCAAGTCGGTGCTGCCGGTCTTCAAGGAACTGAACTCGATCCTGTTCTATCCGGTTCAGTTCGAGGGCGAGGAGTCCGAGCGTAACGTCTTCTACACTGGCGCCGCCCCGAATCAGCAGGCAATTCCTGCCGTCGACTACCTGATGAAGAACGAAGGTGTGCAGCGTTGGGTGCTGGAAGGCACCGACTATGTCTATCCGCGCACGACCAACAAGATCCTCGAAGCCTACCTGAAGTCCAAGGGTGTCAAGGACGAGGACATCATCATCAACTACACGCCGTTCGGCTTTTCCGACTGGCAGACGGAAGTCTCCAAGATCAAGGCTTTCGGCTCGGCCGGCAAGAAGACCGCCGTCGTCTCCACGATCAACGGCGATGCCAACGTTCCCTTCTACAAGGAACTGGGCAACCAGGGCGTCAAGGCCGAGGATATTCCGGTCGTCGCCTTCTCGGTCGGCGAAGAGGAGCTTGCCGGCGTCGACACCAAGCCTCTGGTCGGACACCTCGCAGCCTGGAACTACTTCCAGTCGGTCGACACGCCGGCCAACGCCGCCTTCATCAAGGAATGGCACGCCTATACGAAGGACGACAAGCGCGTCACCAACGACCCGATGGAAGCCGCCTATATCGGCTTCAACATGTGGGTGAAGGCCGTCGAGAAGGCCGGCACTACCGATCCGGACAAGGTCATCGACGCACTCGTCGGTGTTTCCGTTCCCAACCTCACCGGCGGCACCGCCACCATGATGCCGAACCACTACATCACCAAGCCGGTCCTGATCGGTGAAGTGCAGGAAAACGGCCAGTTCGACGTCGTCTCGCAGACCCCTGCGGTGGTCGGCAAGGAATGGTCCGACTACCTGCCCGACAGCAAGGACCTGATCTCGGATTGGCGCATGCCGATGAACTGCGGCAACTTCAACGTCACCACCGGCAAGTGCGGCGGCAAGGGCTCCTGA